The nucleotide window CACCAAATAAAAACgctttcaaatatttttccaaaactttCCGCGTTTATTTGTTTGTCTATTTCTGTCGAACTCGTGGGAATTTCGTGCTGTCTTATTAAGACTAGAATATTCCTACTCCCTGTACCGCTGAAAAATAGTACAGCAGTTTCAGTCattaattcaagatggcggatgaaAGTGAAAGACCCGAACGAAATAGTTTTCATCATAAACGGAAGCATAAAAACGACCCACAACctaaaaaaggaaaggaaaagaaatcaaCACACCAGGAAAGAAAACACAAGCGAAAAAAGACTGAATTCATCCAGCCTCGTGCACCTAAAACTGCTGCGGAAATGTCATCAAATTGGAAAGCCCTTCAGGCGGTTAGCGGTTTTATGAAAGTTACCAATGAAAACATGTATAAAACATGCATAAATTACTCAATCAAGAGGCTATTCTGGTACAATCACATTGTAAAAGATGCTCTTTGCCCTTTCTCTTTCAGATACTCCAAAAAGAAAgagagcaaaaagaaaaaaatggggaAGTCAAACATAAGAGTAGAAAGACATTCCAAAAAGTCGTCAAACCAATAATTGAaaggacagagaaaagaaaaaggttaaTCAGCAGTATTTTAGTCAAGTGGGTCACGGCCTAAATGGACCCAccctgaaagaaaaattgtgacatttttatttttacaaccATGTGTTGGGGCGGCATGGGATAGTGATGGCATAAAAACAGATGCAACCTGGGAGTCAAACCACGAGAGGCTGACCAATTTTTTGAGGAAACTACTGGCATTTTCATCTTTTCTCTATGCATGTCCTCTCACATGGTCACATGCTTCTTTTGTGTTGCACTAGCTCTgtttaagtgagctatgatcatcgcagttatgaacgcaatttaagcaattgagtaaagaagcctgaaaaagtcaggacttcgttggggtttgaacccttgaCCTCACGATAGCAGTGTGACACTCCAAcaaactgagctatgaagccactgattttgggagctggtcatttgtgagctTTAATGAGCCCAcgaggaatggatgtgaagtgataaatatatgaaatatttcataattatgttgaactgtggatttgaaatcaagtaagctatgatcatccgcggttcaacatatgaaataaTTCTTATATCACTTTACatccattcctcacgggctcattagaactcacaaatgaccagctcccaacatcagtggcttcatagctcagttggttggagcgTCGCACAGGTATTGCAAGGTtatgggttcaaaccctgttgaagtcctgactttttctgtatacgcaattgcttaaattgcgttcataactgcgatgatcatagcttacttgatttcaaacccACAGTTCAACGTATGAAATATtccatatatcacttcactaGCTCTTCTTGTTTTCTATTTATTGTGGAGTTTCAATAAGATGTCACATTTTGGGAGATGTGGGCTTTTGAGTTGTGGAAGCTTGTTTTTCAATAGTAGAATTGCTTTCTTGCTTTATGGTGTTATTGTTGGTAATAAATTGTTGCATGTTGATAAAAGGAATTACACCTCAAGGTCTATTTGTAATGTGAGAATAAGTGAGCCAAAGAAGCCCCCACTTATCAGGATATGAATTACTAGGCAttgaaaaatgtgtcaattctacataatgaaattatttcattttgtcaCCTCTATACAGTGAAATCTGGTTTGATGATGTCAACCCTGAGGATATTAAACAAGTTGCAGGAACAATGCAAAAAATCCCTGAAAATTCCAGTAAAATGCCTATCAGTCGAAATATGAAGCATTTGACGAAAAGTATTGCACTGGATTGCGAAATGGTTGGAGTTGGACGTCATGGCAGCAGGAACATGTTAGCTAGAGTATCTATCATTGACTCTCATGGCAATGTTCTCTATGATTCATTTGTGGCCCCTCAAGAAAAGGTTGTTGATTACCGAACTTTTGTCAGTGGTGTAAAACCCAATGATTTGATCAATGGTA belongs to Acropora muricata isolate sample 2 chromosome 9, ASM3666990v1, whole genome shotgun sequence and includes:
- the LOC136929588 gene encoding uncharacterized protein, which encodes MADESERPERNSFHHKRKHKNDPQPKKGKEKKSTHQERKHKRKKTEFIQPRAPKTAAEMSSNWKALQAILQKEREQKEKNGEVKHKSRKTFQKVVKPIIERTEKRKSEIWFDDVNPEDIKQVAGTMQKIPENSSKMPISRNMKHLTKSIALDCEMVGVGRHGSRNMLARVSIIDSHGNVLYDSFVAPQEKVVDYRTFVSGVKPNDLINAPDFKTVQNKVSKLLKGQVLVGHALKNDLKVLFLSHPRKYTRDTAQYKPFQEELKSTKPALRSLAKHFLDINIQQGEHNSVQDAQAAMKLYLMHKNQWERQIRQAKLRRFRTKKANNRITQDEMT